From Acinonyx jubatus isolate Ajub_Pintada_27869175 chromosome E2, VMU_Ajub_asm_v1.0, whole genome shotgun sequence:
GTAAAGGATAACTTTAAGAAGGGATAGGatggcagaaagagagcatgtcGGGGGCTCTTGGGGGTGGCTACTGTTTGGCCTCTTGATCTGAGTACTGGTTATAGGTGTGTTCACTTAGTGGAAAGTCATTGAACTGCACAGTAATGATCTGTACACTTCGctgtatttatatttcaataaaactatttactTAACAAACACTGTGTGAGTGTATCCCCACTGGCCAGTGTGTATCCCCTGTCTGAGGACAGACAGATCTGAGGACTCTTGTTACCGGCAAGCAGCTTCATAGCTCTGAgcctatttccttctctgtaaaaggGAACATAATGCCTGCTCAGATTCAACGAGTTGAGGCACCCAGGACTtaggcacagggcctggcacaggtcTGCAAGTCTCCCACCGGACTCAACTCCCGCACTGCTCCCTCATCTTCTCCAGCCCAGGTGCCTGCGTCGTTTCTACCTGATTCGCTAAGGGTAATGCGGGCTTGGGGCTCCTCACCTCGCATgggagtaaaaagaaacaaaggccagACTTTGCGGAGGGTCGCAGTCTCCAAGCAGAATTCCTGAGGCTCACAGATAGTAACATTCCTCCAGCTCTCAAAAGGACTTCCTTTACCAAAGTTGTGTTACAATTCTGCTCGTTAGTGTCACTTTCCCTGATAGCTTTAAACACTCCCCAAGATCTATGTGCAATTAGATCCTgagcatatggcccactgatacacAACTGAAGGGCCTCAAGACTGATGTTTTACTAGAGGGTAGTAAATAGCCTTATCTTAGCAGCAGCTAGCGCCCTGAACGCTTTACTTCCAAATTCCTTACTGACTTACTCTATCCTTAGCACCACCATCCCGCCCCAAACTATAAAGTATTTAATCAGTCATTTCTCACAAACACAAGTGCAGCTCTTCCCGTACGGGTCCTGGCCCTGTGCTTTAAATAAAGCACCCTTCCCACTGaaaacgtctcaagaattctttctccacCATTTGCTCCCAGCCCACATCACATCAACTCCCAGGGTGGATCCCAGTGAGGAATCACtctgggggtcggggggggggggtgtggaatCCTCTGGCGCAGCTCACGTTGAGACACCTAAAGGAACCCCTCTGGGGAACGCCGCCCTAAACATCTCCAGCCCCTTCACTAATGAGATCGAGGAGACGGATTTGCGAGTTCCTTGATTGATAAAGCAATGAAGCAGCGCCGCCTACTGCCGAGAAAACCCCAGCACAGATGCCGCCCGAAATGGTGCCACCACGCGCTACTACGCACGCGCACCGCTCCAAACCCCTGTCCCGAGAGCGCGCTGTGCAAGCCTCGGGGGCGGAGCTCAGGACGaaatcttcccttccctccctcctttgcgGCCTATCCAGCCCGCTCTAGCGAAGTCTTAAACTACGTTTCCCAGAATCCACTGAGGTCCTAGTCTTCCGGTAGCGTCAGCGGAAGCGGTGACTAGATCTGGCTGGGCCGCACAGAGGCCGGCTTGGTCACTATGGAGGAGATAGGCATCTTGGTAGAGAAAGCTCAGGTCTGGTGGGGCCTGGCTCGCGGGGAGAGGGTGAGGCCGACCTGAGTGGGGTGCTGAGTGACTTCGGGAATTCCGGCCCGGGTCAGGGTGATTTGGGATCCTTCGGTGGAGAGCTCTGTGCTGCCCCGAGGCCTGGCTCGGTGACTTAATGATGTTAGGGGGCCAGTAAGGCGCAGAAAGCGCGGCTACAGGAATGAGTGACGTTAGAGGTTCCCTGGCACGGGATGATTTCGAGGACTAGCTAGGAGTGCTTAGTGACCGATGGCCTAGCGAAGCTGGAACTGTGTCGGGGTGTGAGTGATAGATGGGACACGGCCGTGGGCCGAATGATGTCTGAAGTTGAGCTGGGAGCTAACCGATGTTTGGAGGCTAAGTAAAATCTGTGGTTTGGGGCCTTCCTAGGGAACTGGATGATAAAAGAATGTTTGAAAGCATGGTGACATTAACAACCTATATTGAGCTAGCCATGTGACCCTAGGAACCTGTTGAGGGGGGTTGAAGAGCATTGGGAGCTGGTAAGGAGTGGTTGTGACATTTAGGCTCTAGTTGGGAGTCTGGTGACATTGGGGGTATGTTACAAGTGGCACGtgttaataaaatatgtttttggagGGCTAGTTGACATAAGAGTCCTGTTAGGGGCTAGGTGACATTAGGAGCCTTTTTAGGGGGCTGAGAGGTTTGCAGGGTCTATTTAGAGGAGCTGAATGATGTCAGGAGCCGGTTAGGGGCTGAGTGGTTCATGGTGAAGTGGGGAGGATGCTCtgtattctttcttcctccaacttgagttttctcctttgttctagGATGAGATCCCAGCACTGTCTGTGTCTCGGCCCCAGACTGGCCTTTCCTTCCTGGGGCCGGAGCCTGAGGACCTGGAGGACCTGTACAGCCGCTACAAGGTACATTCAATCCCAAGCCGGACCCTGCACAGGGTCCCAGCATCCCATACTCTTCCTCCACCCCACAACCTTCCACTGCCGCCTCACTTAGCAGGGCATGGAGCCAACCCTCCACCTTTCCCCTCTCCACTCACAGAAGCTGCAGCAAGAGTTGGAGTTCCTGGAGGTGCAGGAGGAATACATCAAGGATGAGCAGAAGAACCTGAAGAAGGAATTCCTCCATGCCCAGGAGGAGGTGAAGCGAATCCAAAGCATCCCACTGGTCATTGGGCAGTTTCTGGAGGCTGTGGATCAGAATACAGCCATTGTGGGCTCCACCACAGGTgcgtgggtgggtgggcagggggcctCTCATTCACTCATCTGTTCATTCAGCGTCTGTCAGCTGTTTCCTGCCACGGACCAGGAATTGTGCTAGGGTCTTAGAAGAGCAAACAAGGCAAGAGAGTGTAATGGTGTTTTTCAGACTCTGATATGAAGGTAGACATATGTCTTACATTCTTTCTCTACACGTACGTATgcatgtattttgtgtgtgtgtgtacatacgtgtacagttgacttttgaacaacacaggtttgaactggaTGGGTCTCCTAATACGTGGAGTTTTTGGGTAAATACAGtgtagtactataaatgtattttcttttcctaatgatttgcttaatattttttttgctagtttactttattgtaagaatacagtatataatatgtaaaacatACCAAACACGTGTTAATTGACTGCTTATggtattggtaaggcttctggtcaacagtgggctattagtagttagcttgtggggagtcaaaagttacacatggatttttcaGATGCACGGGGAGTCAGTGCCCTTAACCCCTGCAtggttcaagagtcaactgttatacatatatacactacatatatatactacACATACACTGAATATACTTacgtatatatactatatatatattatctatgcgtatgtaatacatatattacAGATATACTGGAAATTTCATCAAATGCTGTTTACCCTTACTATGTGCAGTATACTCTgatgttttccattctgttctagCCTGCTTTTGTTTCAAACTATGTTCTGGATATGACCCTCTCAGTTGATTTCATGACCGTTACTGGGTTGGGACCTGCCATTTGAAACCATGGGTGAAGTGGGAAGTGATTGGGCTCTGGTAGGACTCGGTATACAGTATCTGCTGTTATTAACATGGGCTTAGGCCCTGCCCTCATGATGGTTATTGTCTCTGTGTGTTAcccatctttttctgtttctggccTCTGCTCCTTTGGACTGAGCCATGTTCTCGTAACGGTGGGGAGAAGTGGCTGACTGGGCCTGGAATTAAACTGATGGGCTGGAGGTGAGGTGGTGAAGGGAGGGAGTCACCCAGGATGAGGCTTGTGTGTTTGACCTGTAGGACTTGGGGGACTGTAGGGCTATTCCTGAGATGTCAACATGGGCAGAGGAGTAGGTTTGGAGGGAGACTGTGCAGGCAGTCTAGGATGTTGCAGGGAGGGGTCCAGGAGGCTGCTAGACAGACAGGTCTGAAGGTCAGGAGAGAGACTGACACTGGACAGGGGTGTGCATCAGCACTGTAGAAGGAGAATGTGGATGGGAGAGAGGAACCCGAGGCTGGGCGAGCCGGGAGGTGTGGTGCAGAAACCTAGAAGGGTGAATCAGGCAGGGTccgaggggaggagaggagatggTTGGAGACATTCTGGAGGCTGAATGGAAGATCATAGTGACTGATGGAcaatggagagaaggggagaaagatcTAGGATGAGGTTTGGGACTCTGGCTGGGGACCAAGGACTGTAGGCCTCCctgagacagagacccaggaagagcAGCACAATTTGGGAGAAGATCCTGAGAACACATTGGGACACAGTGAGTGACAGACACCCTAGGGTCATGCAGGGGGAGGCATTCCAGGAGGCCGCTGGTCACCTCGGGCTGAAGCATGAGAGGGAGTCAGGGCTATAGAACGACAGGGAAGTTGTCATTGTGAACGTGGGGATGGACCGGAGGAGGCCAGTGGCCAGGAGGCCCAGGCAGGGTCTGAGTGAGAGATACCGGTGGCCTGGAGTGTACGACCATGAGGGGTGGGGAGACGGTTTTAAGGTTCTGGCacttctcattttcccctcttcttcctgtCTCCCAAAGGCTCCAACTACTACGTGCGCATCCTGAGCACCATTGATCGGGAGCTGCTCAAGCCTAACGCCTCGGTGGCCCTGCACAAGCACAGCAATGCCCTGGTGGACGTGCTGCCTCCTGAGGCTGACAGCAGCATCATGATGCTCACCtcaggtgtgggggaggggagcccagggctgggggcgggtCCTAAGGGACCCTGGGAGCCAGGCTGAgagccccagctctgctctcccACCAGACCAGAAGCCAGATGTGATGTATGCAGACATCGGGGGCATGGACATCCAGAAACAGGAGGTGCGGGAGGCTGTGGAGCTCCCACTTACACACTTCGAGCTGTATAAGCAGGTGcggagctgggaggggcagggaagggagaggcccCACTGTATTGAGCTGGTGATGGGACTCCCTGGCTCGTCCTTCTTCGCCTCTGTGTTTCAGATCGGCATCGACCCTCCCCGAGGCGTCCTCATGTATGGCCCACCTGGCTGCGGGAAGACCATGCTGGCGAAGGCTGTGGCTCATCACACGACAGGTGAGCCTCTCAGCGCTTCTCCAGAGCCTTGACCTTCTGGGCTCT
This genomic window contains:
- the PSMC4 gene encoding 26S proteasome regulatory subunit 6B, coding for MEEIGILVEKAQDEIPALSVSRPQTGLSFLGPEPEDLEDLYSRYKKLQQELEFLEVQEEYIKDEQKNLKKEFLHAQEEVKRIQSIPLVIGQFLEAVDQNTAIVGSTTGSNYYVRILSTIDRELLKPNASVALHKHSNALVDVLPPEADSSIMMLTSDQKPDVMYADIGGMDIQKQEVREAVELPLTHFELYKQIGIDPPRGVLMYGPPGCGKTMLAKAVAHHTTAAFIRVVGSEFVQKYLGEGPRMVRDVFRLAKENAPAIIFIDEIDAIATKRFDAQTGADREVQRILLELLNQMDGFDQNVNVKVIMATNRADTLDPALLRPGRLDRKIEFPLPDRRQKRLIFSTITSKMNLSEEVDLEDYVARPDKISGADINSICQESGMLAVRENRYIVLAKDFEKAYKTVIKKDEQEHEFYK